The following coding sequences lie in one Mucilaginibacter sp. KACC 22773 genomic window:
- a CDS encoding outer membrane beta-barrel protein, giving the protein MTKSLGFVFIILILLFSKAYSQNLNATGKVLDEQNHLAVHSTIKVYEGNNLLYQTLTDSVGFFKIPNQYFIQSSYFKISSLTFNELTFKIDVKKYNLDKNIDLGIFHISSKQIELKEVKISAKRRYRDTTKIDLSKEKFESSIMINDLLSKRYGFYRDDHGQLYYNGKIVSNLVVNGSDFFGKNNIDIYKLLPALTLDGIQIEETNIDNITNTTTLRPTITVNLRLKQKYSGGGFGNATIGGGTENRYITGTDLYKYRNKEQISLSINSNNINVTNNPIYEPVIAFSPNSNSLEAQRSRFTYSNLIGKKIEVNFYAQGKIEDRNYFSESTRKEFILNQFSKTVSTFKSNSKGISDSKLAFLYNIDSLNKLAFSQTVNYNKTTINDSSYYNIQSDSLNTISNLHRTQNLFNTTTLTEVSYNHLFESKKGRSLTIKLNRINNNVKNDETDDIYGLANTREKKYFINSKKKYAESSYDVNANFDEPIDDDTYFNLFSKYKFDQANYDNDILSDSIFKFSKMPTKISNQYFQLGIKFLRTFQKISLDGTIVGLMDLRNNSLIGLNSFLSFYNLNLDLKVDYKISENKNLTLKYKTNTNYPMINQLINIYNTFDLISQTTGNLKLKPEIDNSLNLDYTLKKTDAESININVGADFYASKFGLNINALPNATQNNYIDNVGNATSVFIGTFITKNIFKTFYLNYNSSISYQEQPTIVNEKLNINNVVMFNQSLSTTKNILKDILSISPTITASYGQYYYQTSNSSILNLTYSDNFSASIVKFKLDVYPLINYSHSINTQVAFSMNASIKRNLFKKYGTIWLQGYDLFNSFKFNNTFSGSSYTQTVKYSNISRYFIIGLSFKFNNISNN; this is encoded by the coding sequence ATGACAAAATCTTTAGGATTTGTTTTTATCATCTTAATTTTATTATTTAGTAAAGCGTATTCCCAAAACCTAAATGCTACAGGTAAAGTTCTTGATGAACAAAACCACCTTGCTGTTCATAGTACAATTAAGGTTTACGAAGGAAATAATCTACTGTACCAGACATTAACCGATAGTGTCGGCTTTTTTAAGATTCCTAATCAATATTTCATTCAATCCTCATATTTTAAAATTAGTTCTTTGACTTTCAACGAACTGACTTTTAAAATAGATGTCAAGAAATATAACTTAGACAAAAATATTGATTTAGGTATTTTCCACATTTCATCAAAACAAATTGAATTAAAAGAAGTAAAAATTTCAGCTAAGAGACGATATAGGGATACAACAAAAATAGATCTTTCTAAAGAAAAATTTGAGAGTTCTATTATGATAAACGACCTTCTGTCAAAACGATATGGCTTTTATAGAGATGATCACGGACAATTATATTATAACGGAAAGATAGTTTCTAATCTTGTTGTTAACGGTAGCGATTTTTTTGGAAAAAATAACATAGACATCTACAAACTATTACCGGCACTCACCCTTGATGGAATACAGATTGAAGAGACAAATATCGATAATATTACAAATACCACGACTCTCAGGCCAACCATCACAGTAAATTTGAGGTTAAAACAAAAATATAGCGGTGGCGGATTTGGCAACGCTACAATAGGCGGAGGTACAGAAAATAGGTATATAACCGGTACAGACTTATATAAATATAGAAATAAGGAACAAATATCCCTTTCAATCAATAGTAATAATATAAATGTCACAAATAATCCGATTTATGAACCAGTTATCGCATTCTCTCCTAATAGCAATAGTTTGGAGGCCCAACGTTCCAGATTCACTTACAGTAACCTAATAGGGAAAAAAATAGAAGTAAATTTTTATGCGCAAGGCAAAATTGAAGATAGAAATTACTTTTCAGAATCAACCAGAAAGGAATTTATATTAAACCAGTTTTCTAAAACAGTAAGTACTTTCAAATCAAACTCTAAGGGAATTTCAGACAGCAAATTAGCTTTCTTATATAATATTGATTCATTAAATAAATTGGCTTTTAGTCAAACCGTTAATTACAACAAAACAACTATCAATGACTCATCTTATTATAACATACAGTCAGATTCTTTAAATACAATATCTAATTTGCATAGGACCCAAAACCTGTTTAATACCACAACACTTACTGAAGTCTCTTATAATCATTTGTTTGAATCAAAGAAAGGGAGATCACTAACCATCAAATTGAACCGAATTAATAACAATGTTAAAAATGACGAGACAGACGACATTTACGGTTTAGCAAACACAAGAGAAAAAAAATATTTTATCAATAGCAAAAAAAAATATGCCGAAAGCAGCTATGACGTAAACGCAAATTTTGATGAACCTATAGACGATGATACTTACTTTAACTTATTTTCAAAATACAAATTTGACCAAGCTAATTATGACAATGATATTCTAAGCGATAGTATATTCAAGTTTTCGAAAATGCCTACCAAAATATCAAATCAATATTTCCAATTGGGAATAAAATTTCTGAGGACTTTTCAGAAAATTTCACTTGATGGAACAATAGTGGGACTAATGGATTTAAGAAACAATTCACTAATTGGTCTAAATAGTTTTTTGTCGTTTTATAATTTAAATCTTGATTTAAAGGTAGATTATAAAATTAGTGAAAATAAAAATCTAACGCTCAAATACAAGACCAATACTAACTACCCGATGATCAATCAATTAATAAACATCTACAACACCTTTGATTTAATTTCACAAACCACCGGAAATCTAAAACTAAAACCAGAAATAGACAACAGTCTAAATTTGGATTATACGTTAAAGAAAACAGATGCCGAATCCATCAATATTAATGTTGGTGCGGATTTTTATGCTTCCAAATTCGGGTTAAATATTAACGCGCTACCTAACGCAACTCAAAACAACTATATTGATAATGTTGGAAATGCGACGTCCGTTTTTATAGGAACCTTTATCACCAAGAATATTTTTAAAACATTTTATCTTAATTATAATAGCAGTATTAGCTATCAGGAACAACCGACAATTGTTAATGAAAAATTAAATATTAACAATGTAGTAATGTTTAATCAATCACTATCTACAACTAAAAATATACTTAAAGATATATTATCAATCTCGCCAACAATAACAGCCTCATACGGCCAATATTACTATCAAACAAGTAATTCAAGTATCCTTAATTTAACATATTCAGATAATTTCTCTGCTTCTATAGTCAAGTTCAAACTTGATGTGTACCCTTTAATCAATTATAGCCATAGTATTAATACTCAGGTCGCTTTTTCAATGAATGCGTCGATAAAGCGAAATTTATTTAAAAAATATGGCACTATCTGGTTACAGGGTTACGACTTATTCAACTCTTTTAAGTTTAACAATACTTTCTCAGGTTCCTCTTATACTCAAACAGTTAAATATTCTAATATTAGCAGATATTTTATTATTGGTCTAAGCTTTAAATTTAATAATATTAGCAATAATTAA
- the ettA gene encoding energy-dependent translational throttle protein EttA produces MADEKIIFSMAGVSKVYPPQKTVLKNIYLSFFYGAKIGVIGLNGSGKSSLLKIIAGIDKTNIGEVVFSPGYTVGYLSQEPELDPEKTVREIVEEGVAETTALLKEYEEINEKFGLEEYYSDADKMDKLMNRQGELQDQIDAVNAWELDTKLERAMDALRCPEPDTKISVLSGGERRRVALCRLLLKEPDVLLLDEPTNHLDAESIDWLEQHLQQYKGTVIAVTHDRYFLDNVAGWILELDRGEGIPWKGNYSSWLDQKAKRLAQEDKTESKRQKTLERELEWVRMGPKGRHAKSKARLGNYEKLASEETKEREDKLELFIPPGPRLGNIVIEANGVSKSYGDKLLFDNLSFSLPPAGIVGIIGPNGAGKTTLFRLITGQDQPDAGTFRVGPTVALGYVDQMHDDLDPNKSVWENVTGGLETIMVGNKPLNSRAYVSKFNFNGADQQKKVGILSGGERNRVHLSITLKKGSNVLLLDEPTNDIDVNTLRALEEALENFGGCAVVISHDRWFLDRICTHILAFEGNSQVYFFEGNYSDYEENRKKRLGDVAPKRIKYKKLTV; encoded by the coding sequence ATGGCAGACGAAAAGATCATTTTTTCAATGGCTGGGGTTAGCAAAGTTTATCCCCCGCAAAAAACAGTATTAAAAAACATTTACCTATCGTTTTTTTATGGCGCCAAAATCGGCGTTATCGGCTTAAACGGCTCGGGTAAATCATCCTTATTAAAAATTATTGCAGGCATTGATAAAACCAATATAGGCGAGGTTGTTTTTTCGCCGGGTTATACTGTAGGATACCTGAGCCAGGAGCCCGAGCTTGATCCGGAGAAAACTGTTCGCGAAATTGTGGAGGAAGGCGTTGCCGAAACCACGGCCTTATTAAAGGAATATGAAGAAATAAACGAAAAATTTGGCCTGGAAGAATACTACAGCGATGCCGACAAAATGGACAAGCTGATGAACCGCCAGGGCGAATTGCAGGACCAGATTGACGCTGTAAACGCCTGGGAGCTGGATACCAAGCTTGAACGCGCCATGGATGCCCTGCGCTGCCCAGAGCCGGATACCAAAATATCGGTACTATCGGGAGGCGAACGCCGCCGGGTGGCTTTGTGCCGCTTATTATTAAAGGAGCCGGATGTTTTACTGTTGGATGAGCCTACCAATCACCTGGATGCCGAATCGATAGATTGGCTGGAACAGCATTTACAACAATATAAAGGTACGGTAATAGCCGTAACGCACGACAGGTATTTCCTGGATAACGTTGCCGGATGGATCCTGGAGCTTGACCGTGGAGAAGGTATCCCATGGAAGGGAAATTATTCCTCATGGTTGGATCAAAAAGCCAAACGCTTGGCCCAGGAAGATAAAACCGAAAGCAAACGCCAGAAAACCCTGGAGCGTGAACTGGAGTGGGTACGCATGGGGCCAAAAGGCCGCCACGCCAAATCAAAAGCCCGTTTAGGCAATTACGAAAAACTGGCATCCGAAGAAACCAAAGAACGCGAAGACAAACTGGAGCTGTTTATCCCCCCGGGCCCGCGTTTGGGTAATATTGTAATTGAGGCCAACGGCGTAAGCAAATCATATGGCGATAAATTATTATTTGATAACCTGAGCTTCTCGTTACCCCCCGCAGGTATTGTAGGCATCATTGGCCCCAACGGTGCTGGCAAAACCACGCTGTTCCGCTTAATTACCGGGCAGGACCAGCCGGATGCAGGCACCTTCCGCGTAGGTCCAACCGTTGCCTTAGGTTATGTCGACCAGATGCACGACGATCTTGACCCTAACAAATCGGTATGGGAAAACGTAACCGGCGGCCTGGAAACCATTATGGTAGGCAACAAACCCTTAAACTCCCGTGCATATGTATCTAAGTTTAACTTTAACGGCGCCGATCAGCAGAAAAAAGTAGGCATACTATCGGGTGGCGAACGTAACCGGGTGCACCTGTCTATCACCCTTAAAAAAGGATCGAACGTGTTGCTGCTGGATGAGCCAACCAACGATATCGACGTAAACACTTTACGTGCCCTGGAAGAAGCCCTTGAAAACTTTGGCGGCTGCGCCGTAGTAATCAGCCACGACCGCTGGTTCCTCGACCGTATCTGCACCCACATCCTGGCTTTTGAAGGCAACTCGCAGGTTTACTTCTTTGAAGGCAACTACTCCGACTACGAAGAAAACCGCAAAAAACGCTTAGGTGATGTTGCGCCGAAGAGGATTAAGTATAAGAAGTTGACGGTGTAG
- a CDS encoding carboxypeptidase-like regulatory domain-containing protein: MPSVCLAQINITGKILSQDNKDPLDNTIVFFNNTKLSAVTTADGSYTIKDVKPGEYAFVVFKFGYRVYNRTILIDHTIEFQDIFLEPIPKLLEAIKYVEDFIHTRDLNDFTKAFLGSTENAQQCIILNPEVINLGYNPKARVLSGSSKDFIQVANKALGYLIKYKLDTFYYTAKGQVHFEGLTLFDDLKGTPAQIKTWQRNRREVYQGSSMHFFRAVIANQLDYEGFKVLKLIRKINPDYTLKNNKPKMLSILDKKTPLAIPDFISRTNQRGLFAMTFTDCLYIMYTKKHDYFNNNNLDLPPGAPSYPASTVTLTEPHAFFDSNGVITDPNSLVMEGMWGLSRIADLLPLDYEPPSVK; this comes from the coding sequence ATGCCTTCAGTTTGCCTGGCGCAGATAAATATCACAGGAAAAATTTTAAGCCAGGATAATAAAGATCCACTCGATAACACCATTGTTTTTTTTAACAACACGAAGCTATCGGCTGTCACTACCGCAGATGGAAGCTATACCATTAAAGATGTAAAGCCTGGTGAATATGCTTTCGTGGTTTTTAAATTTGGCTATCGCGTTTATAACCGCACGATTCTTATCGACCACACGATAGAGTTTCAGGATATCTTTTTGGAACCGATCCCCAAACTCTTGGAGGCGATAAAATATGTGGAGGATTTTATTCATACACGCGATTTGAACGATTTCACAAAGGCATTTTTGGGTTCGACTGAAAACGCTCAGCAATGTATCATACTAAACCCCGAGGTTATTAACCTGGGTTATAACCCCAAGGCACGTGTATTAAGCGGCTCGTCCAAGGATTTTATACAGGTGGCTAATAAAGCACTTGGTTACCTTATTAAATACAAACTGGATACGTTTTATTACACGGCAAAAGGTCAGGTACATTTTGAAGGCTTAACATTGTTTGATGACTTGAAAGGGACTCCAGCACAAATTAAAACATGGCAAAGAAACCGCCGCGAGGTGTACCAGGGATCCTCAATGCACTTTTTCAGGGCTGTAATTGCCAACCAACTGGATTATGAAGGGTTTAAGGTTTTGAAACTCATCAGGAAAATTAACCCTGACTATACCCTTAAAAATAATAAACCTAAAATGCTATCCATTTTAGACAAAAAGACACCTTTAGCTATCCCCGATTTTATAAGCCGCACCAATCAGCGGGGCTTATTTGCCATGACATTTACCGACTGTCTGTATATCATGTACACCAAAAAACATGACTATTTTAACAACAACAATCTTGATTTGCCTCCGGGTGCGCCAAGCTACCCCGCAAGTACGGTAACACTTACCGAACCTCATGCTTTCTTTGATAGTAATGGTGTAATAACAGATCCGAACAGCCTTGTCATGGAAGGCATGTGGGGACTAAGCCGCATCGCCGATTTATTACCGCTTGATTATGAACCGCCATCTGTAAAATAA
- a CDS encoding ATP-dependent Clp protease ATP-binding subunit, with product MEAKFSPRVKDVIQYSREEALRLGHDYIGTEHLLLGLIRDGDGVAIKLLKGLNVDTAKLRRAVEDAVKGTIGTNVHIGSIPLTKQAEKVLKITYLEAKIFKSDVIGTEHLLLSILRDEDNIASQILVQFNVNYEVFKGEVESHKNDVTDEMPGSPTGGDDDFKEEESFSQPKKVSDIKSKTPVLDNFGRDLTRAAEDGKLDPIVGREKEIERVSQILSRRKKNNPILIGEPGVGKSAIAEGLALRIVQRKVSRVLFNKRVVTLDLASLVAGTKYRGQFEERMKAVMNELEKSPDVILFIDEIHTIVGAGGASGSLDASNMFKPALARGEIQCIGATTLDEYRQYIEKDGALDRRFQKVMVEPATPVETIEILNRIKEKYEEHHGVTYTPEAINACVNLTTRYITDRFLPDKAIDALDESGSRVHLTNIHVPQNILDIEQKIEQIKIEKNKVVRSQKYEEAAQLRDTEKNLIAELDQAKAAWEAETKSKRYTVTEDNVAEVVSMMTGIPVQRVGQADSQKLLNMADTVSSKIIGQDDAIKKLTRAIQRTRAGLKDPKKPIGSFIFLGPTGVGKTELAKELARFMFDTEDALIQIDMSEYMEKFAVSRLVGAPPGYVGYEEGGQLTEKVRRKPYAVVLLDEIEKAHPDVFNILLQVLDEGQLTDSLGRKVDFRNTIIIMTSNIGARQLKDFGQGVGFSTNAKTLQADTHSRGVIENALKRAFAPEFLNRIDDVIVFNSLGKDEIFKIIDIELAFLFSRVNGLGYKIELTEAAKEFIAEKGYDSQFGARPLKRAIQKYLEDPIAEEILKGELSEGDIMKVDFDKETSQITIIDEKGESKTPTEEETK from the coding sequence ATGGAAGCTAAATTTTCGCCGAGGGTTAAAGATGTCATTCAATACAGCAGAGAAGAGGCATTGCGCCTTGGGCACGACTATATAGGAACAGAGCATCTTTTACTGGGCCTCATCAGGGATGGTGATGGCGTAGCAATTAAATTGCTGAAAGGTTTGAACGTTGATACTGCAAAGCTTCGCCGTGCTGTGGAAGATGCCGTTAAAGGTACCATTGGAACCAATGTACACATAGGCAGCATCCCCCTGACCAAGCAAGCCGAAAAAGTATTAAAAATTACTTATCTGGAAGCCAAAATATTTAAAAGTGATGTAATTGGAACCGAGCACCTGCTGCTATCTATATTACGCGATGAGGATAATATCGCATCGCAGATATTGGTACAGTTTAACGTAAACTACGAGGTGTTTAAGGGTGAAGTGGAATCACATAAAAATGATGTAACTGACGAAATGCCCGGATCGCCAACCGGCGGCGATGACGACTTTAAAGAAGAAGAATCATTCAGCCAGCCTAAAAAGGTATCAGACATTAAATCAAAAACACCGGTATTGGACAACTTTGGCCGCGATTTAACCCGCGCCGCCGAGGATGGGAAACTTGACCCGATTGTTGGGCGCGAAAAAGAGATTGAGCGTGTATCGCAAATCCTGTCGCGCCGTAAAAAGAACAACCCTATACTAATAGGTGAGCCAGGTGTAGGTAAATCGGCCATTGCCGAAGGCCTTGCACTACGCATTGTACAGCGTAAAGTATCGCGTGTATTGTTTAACAAACGAGTAGTAACGCTTGATTTAGCCTCGTTGGTTGCCGGTACAAAATACCGTGGCCAGTTTGAAGAGCGTATGAAGGCGGTAATGAACGAACTGGAAAAATCTCCTGATGTAATTTTATTTATTGATGAAATTCATACTATAGTTGGTGCAGGTGGTGCCTCGGGCTCGCTTGATGCATCAAATATGTTTAAACCTGCTTTGGCAAGGGGCGAAATTCAATGCATTGGTGCAACCACGTTAGATGAATACCGCCAGTACATAGAAAAGGATGGCGCTTTGGACCGTCGTTTCCAAAAGGTAATGGTTGAACCAGCTACCCCGGTTGAAACTATCGAGATACTAAACCGCATCAAAGAGAAATACGAAGAGCATCACGGTGTAACATACACCCCCGAAGCTATTAATGCCTGCGTTAACTTAACCACCCGTTACATTACTGATAGGTTTTTACCGGATAAGGCCATCGATGCTTTAGATGAGTCGGGTTCGCGTGTTCACTTAACCAATATCCATGTACCACAAAATATACTGGATATTGAGCAAAAAATTGAGCAGATCAAGATTGAGAAAAATAAGGTTGTAAGAAGCCAGAAATACGAAGAAGCTGCACAGTTACGTGATACCGAAAAGAATTTGATTGCCGAGCTTGACCAGGCCAAAGCCGCATGGGAAGCCGAAACCAAATCAAAACGTTATACCGTAACCGAAGACAATGTTGCCGAAGTAGTATCTATGATGACCGGTATCCCTGTACAAAGGGTAGGCCAGGCCGATAGCCAAAAGCTATTGAATATGGCAGATACTGTTAGCAGCAAAATTATTGGTCAGGACGATGCTATCAAAAAGTTAACCCGCGCTATACAACGTACACGCGCCGGTTTAAAAGATCCTAAAAAACCAATTGGCTCGTTCATCTTCCTTGGCCCTACAGGTGTTGGTAAAACCGAGCTTGCCAAAGAACTTGCCCGCTTTATGTTTGATACCGAAGATGCGCTGATACAAATTGATATGAGCGAGTACATGGAGAAATTCGCGGTATCTCGTTTAGTAGGAGCGCCTCCAGGCTATGTAGGTTACGAAGAAGGCGGACAGCTGACCGAAAAAGTACGCCGTAAACCTTATGCCGTAGTATTGCTGGATGAGATTGAAAAAGCTCACCCGGATGTATTCAACATATTGTTACAGGTATTGGATGAAGGCCAGCTAACCGATTCATTAGGTCGTAAGGTTGATTTCAGGAATACCATCATCATCATGACCTCCAACATCGGCGCCCGCCAGTTGAAAGACTTTGGGCAAGGTGTAGGTTTCAGTACTAATGCTAAAACTTTGCAGGCCGATACGCATTCAAGAGGTGTTATCGAGAACGCGTTGAAACGTGCTTTCGCCCCTGAGTTTTTAAACCGTATTGATGATGTTATCGTGTTTAACTCATTAGGTAAAGACGAGATCTTCAAGATCATCGATATCGAACTGGCATTCCTGTTTAGCCGTGTAAATGGCCTGGGATACAAAATCGAGCTTACTGAAGCCGCTAAGGAATTCATCGCCGAAAAAGGTTACGATTCGCAATTTGGGGCACGTCCGTTAAAACGTGCTATCCAGAAATACCTGGAGGATCCGATTGCCGAAGAGATACTGAAAGGTGAGTTGAGCGAAGGTGATATTATGAAAGTTGATTTCGACAAAGAAACCAGCCAGATCACCATTATCGATGAAAAAGGCGAAAGCAAAACGCCAACCGAAGAGGAAACCAAATAA
- a CDS encoding carboxypeptidase-like regulatory domain-containing protein, with product MLKPLALLLLLIPGICLAQIKITGKVINTADQKPIANASVFLNNAIVGDKTADDGTFTLSNVKPGQYTFIVTAIGFETHSVTLMAGAANIVLADISLAPKTIMLQEVNIRPDPNRQRNYDDFKRLFLGTSDNAALCKILNPDVVDVDFDTKTMILSATSNDDFIEVENKALGYLIKYKLSKFSYDAKGFFYYEGLSVFEEMKGSKSQLRKWAKQRQSAYLGSSMHFLRSVISGQTDKEGFQVLRLVRKPNPDYKEGRLGNNNYKYIQSLYTKPPLGPPDFAHPTDQPGLFAIGFTDCLYIIYTKKREETDLSVYHPLEIPNHPVTILAFDEPYAFFDNNGIIANPHSIVFEGDWGKSRIAELLPVDYEPAVTK from the coding sequence ATGCTAAAGCCCCTTGCCTTGCTCTTGTTGCTTATACCCGGAATTTGCCTGGCGCAAATAAAAATTACCGGCAAAGTAATTAATACTGCCGACCAAAAGCCAATTGCCAATGCCAGTGTATTTTTAAACAATGCCATAGTTGGCGATAAAACTGCCGACGATGGCACATTTACGCTTAGCAATGTAAAACCCGGCCAGTATACATTCATTGTTACCGCCATTGGTTTCGAAACCCATAGCGTTACCCTGATGGCGGGTGCGGCCAATATCGTGCTGGCCGATATTTCGCTGGCTCCAAAAACAATCATGCTACAGGAAGTTAATATCCGGCCCGACCCAAACCGGCAGCGCAATTATGACGATTTTAAACGCTTATTCCTTGGCACTTCAGATAATGCCGCCCTGTGTAAAATCCTGAACCCCGATGTTGTGGACGTTGATTTCGACACCAAAACGATGATCCTGTCGGCCACCAGTAATGATGACTTTATCGAGGTTGAAAACAAGGCCCTGGGTTATTTGATAAAGTATAAACTTTCAAAATTCAGTTATGATGCCAAAGGCTTTTTTTATTACGAGGGCCTCTCTGTATTCGAGGAAATGAAAGGAAGCAAATCGCAGCTGCGCAAATGGGCAAAGCAGCGCCAGTCGGCATATCTTGGCTCATCTATGCATTTTTTACGTTCGGTTATCAGCGGTCAAACAGACAAAGAAGGTTTCCAGGTTTTGCGGCTTGTGCGCAAACCAAATCCCGATTATAAAGAAGGGCGGCTGGGGAATAACAACTATAAATATATCCAGTCGCTATACACCAAACCACCGTTGGGACCGCCAGACTTTGCGCACCCTACCGACCAGCCCGGGTTATTTGCCATTGGCTTTACCGACTGCCTATATATCATCTACACCAAAAAGCGTGAAGAAACTGACCTATCTGTTTATCATCCGCTCGAGATCCCAAACCACCCGGTCACTATCCTTGCATTTGATGAACCTTATGCTTTTTTTGATAACAACGGCATTATTGCCAATCCGCATAGTATCGTATTTGAAGGCGATTGGGGCAAAAGCCGGATAGCGGAGTTATTACCGGTTGATTATGAACCCGCTGTTACCAAATAA
- a CDS encoding NfeD family protein produces MYYNYSQPIYPPPKSKIPGIIILIALFVGIAALVAEISLFRLTFISLPRALTIWAGFSTVAFLLLLRIFQKYYPPTSSLFFLAIGYGIACAGLPLYLFMAANYYFADAKTTTQTYIVIAADNGSPIGKCVEPYIEIEHKGLNKQIIYPCGTVVDKQKSLTLTTSEGFFGYDIIRN; encoded by the coding sequence ATGTACTACAACTACTCACAGCCCATATACCCACCACCCAAATCAAAAATTCCCGGTATTATCATACTGATTGCTCTTTTCGTTGGTATAGCTGCGTTGGTAGCAGAAATCAGCTTATTCAGGCTCACGTTTATATCGCTGCCGCGCGCCTTGACTATATGGGCCGGATTTTCGACCGTAGCGTTTTTGCTGCTTCTTCGCATATTTCAGAAATATTATCCGCCCACGTCGTCTTTGTTTTTTTTGGCCATAGGTTATGGAATTGCATGCGCCGGGCTGCCACTTTACCTGTTTATGGCCGCAAACTATTATTTTGCCGATGCCAAAACCACAACACAAACGTATATTGTTATTGCGGCGGATAATGGTAGCCCTATCGGCAAGTGTGTTGAGCCTTACATCGAAATAGAACATAAAGGACTAAACAAGCAGATCATTTATCCCTGCGGCACTGTTGTTGATAAACAGAAATCTCTCACTTTAACCACAAGCGAAGGTTTCTTTGGATACGATATCATAAGAAATTAG
- a CDS encoding GDSL-type esterase/lipase family protein, translating into MPVNKKVIYKWLFAVSVMLNLVTVGYFIDRKVYFGYMRRHQFEKQKWDALFNTQRDNQEIIFIGTSLTEGFELRSSFGNMHLKNMGFAGLETDGILENLKRIIVRKPPKIFLEAGINDVRNGKSMDKAYNNFVEMNMVAKAASPATKLYVQSVLPTLNSQFNQKIKAYNRRVANYCLANHVVYIDMYDYFLVDNKLNALATTDGIHLTPYGYYLWKKQIEKYIAE; encoded by the coding sequence ATGCCGGTAAATAAAAAGGTTATCTATAAATGGCTGTTTGCGGTTTCGGTTATGCTGAACCTGGTTACGGTGGGCTATTTTATCGATCGTAAAGTTTATTTTGGTTACATGCGCCGCCATCAGTTTGAGAAGCAAAAATGGGATGCGCTTTTCAACACTCAAAGAGATAACCAGGAAATTATATTTATAGGTACAAGCTTAACCGAAGGCTTTGAATTGAGAAGCAGCTTTGGTAATATGCATCTGAAAAACATGGGTTTTGCCGGATTGGAGACTGATGGGATCCTGGAAAACCTGAAAAGGATCATTGTACGCAAACCACCGAAAATATTTTTGGAAGCCGGGATAAACGATGTACGCAATGGCAAGAGTATGGACAAGGCTTACAATAACTTTGTGGAAATGAATATGGTAGCTAAAGCTGCTTCGCCCGCAACCAAACTGTATGTACAATCGGTATTGCCTACTTTGAACAGCCAGTTTAACCAAAAGATAAAAGCCTATAACCGCAGGGTGGCAAACTATTGTTTAGCCAACCATGTGGTTTACATAGATATGTATGACTATTTTTTGGTTGATAATAAACTAAACGCCCTTGCAACTACCGATGGTATCCATCTTACTCCGTATGGCTATTATTTATGGAAAAAGCAGATAGAAAAATATATTGCCGAATAG